In one Drosophila pseudoobscura strain MV-25-SWS-2005 chromosome X, UCI_Dpse_MV25, whole genome shotgun sequence genomic region, the following are encoded:
- the Trf2 gene encoding uncharacterized protein Trf2 isoform X1, with protein sequence MPKVQDSRFKIFNIQETRNIVNMADLRDTVSGPGTSPANGTASPSVYQGRPPSGSSSAADIVPKVEIRQDLKPLPRIKLALVNDGASEPPTRSEGGSQRGGGAGERGSPPIYDIGLGLEHVSLNGAQEKKVHPDVLYECLSPTTGTITYSKRDPDDQNGEKKSTKAAKSLEYLTIPELLDLCVKKQAKGHGAGILRVLDLRTKETKQRDAERALRHQEHLRELARCQQRQRQKARAQEQQRLGKERLRKRQQDEDKAAKELETLRKDIEHQIKVQRDSEAKWNRIKEERDREIERQTVLRKRGQKEQLEEEERRQRLEVLRQIEEKRELEKRQEEQLKLELEQQRERFMQHQKLHTEALYSHPLFGDLYPHEYSSNNNSNSNSTTTTSSTTFPHTASSCSSLMQNEMVSIPMANLNGGLKAASGPAGASATGGGVRYFSQFSKSATASTTAMVHQQQHQQPQQQHQQQQLLQRKPTANGDLHANGRVAAIVPNGMRIKTEQQDLLLESLTVIKPDVIFKTEATAAAAAAAQTPPAVAPAASAATAEPIEAAPVSDAPLALLSNQQQAAAAEADDPELDIVINNVVCSFSVRCHLKLRDIALRGCNVEYRRENGMVTMKLRRPYTTASIWSSGRITCTGATSEIMAKVAARRYARCLGKLGFPTRFQNFRIVNVLGTCSMPWAIKIVNFSEKHRDNASYEPELHPGVTYKMKMPKATLKIFSTGSITVTAASVNDVESAIQHIYPLVHEFRKQRSPEELQHLRAKQNKNAGITGTPAAASSITDASESRILEDQILTQSKTQSRSDILVNATAAHSKSIPGSAAGDLVNAAVCNVQRLKQIESYRQLSSQTQEERRHIPFPRDKSEAGLFPHSTPRSPPGDNICANARRRATECWATKLQNKRPRYNDPSLLAAGKTTTSTSTSSIASSTASSSSNPAIQSTTTISTTSASATTITGPILPLSSLTPIGTISGSRPFGLMAARTMIPATGTIIKIKQSCIKPLNRNALAAFTAASSGSIATAVNATATATANVAGGSASAVTLAATKRERQLSNNSDLDIESGWP encoded by the exons ATGCCTAAGGTTCAAGATTCAAGATTCAAgatattcaatattcaagaaacaagaaacattGTCAATATGGCCGATTT AAGGGATACAGTTTCGGGACCAGGCACTAGCCCGGCAAACG GTACCGCCAGTCCGAGCGTCTATCAAGGCCGGCCTCCTTCTGGGagttcttctgctgctgacatAGTCCCCAAGGTTGAGATCAGACAAGATCTGAAGCCATTGCCTCGCATCAAACTAGCTCTAGTGAACGACGGAGCCAGCGAGCCACCGACGAGAAGCGAAGGAGGAAGCCAGCGAGGTGGAGGAGCAGGGGAACGTGGCTCTCCACCGATCTACGATATTGGATTGGGATTAGAACACGTGTCTTTAAACGGAGCACAGGAAAAAAAAGTCCATCCGGACGTCCTCTACGAATGCTTGAGCCCGACGACCGGCACTATAACCTACAGTAAGCGAGATCCCGACGACCAGAACGGAGAGAAGAAGTCTACCAAGGCGGCTAAATCGCTAGAGTATCTAACGATACCAGAGCTGCTAGACCTTTGCGTGAAGAAGCAGGCCAAAGGGCACGGAGCAGGGATCTTGCGGGTGCTCGACCTGCGCACCAAGGAGACGAAGCAGAGGGACGCAGAGCGAGCCCTACGTCATCAGGAGCACTTGCGGGAGCTAGCGCGCTGCCAGCAGCGGCAAAGGCAGAAGGCGCGAGCccaagagcagcagcggctcgGTAAGGAGAGGCTCAGGAAGAGACAGCAGGACGAGGACAAGGCCGCGAAAGAATTGGAGACGCTGAGGAAGGACATTGAGCACCAGATCAAGGTGCAGAGGGACTCGGAGGCGAAGTGGAACCGCATAAAGGAGGAAAGGGATCGAGAAATAGAACGGCAAACGGTGTTAAGAAAGCGCGGGCAGAAAGAACAATTGGAGGAAGAAGAGCGGCGGCAGAGACTCGAAGTGCTCAGGCAGATAGAAGAGAAGAGGGAGCTAGAGAAGCGCCAGGAGGAGCAGTTGAAGCTGGAGCTAGAGCAGCAGAGGGAGAGATTCATGCAACACCAGAAGCTGCACACAGAAGCCCTCTACAGCCATCCCCTGTTCGGAGATCTCTATCCGCACGAGTAcagcagtaacaacaacagcaacagcaacagcaccacgaCGACCTCGTCGACGACATTCCCACACACAGCATCCTCCTGTTCGTCGCTGATGCAAAACGAAATGGTTAGCATACCGATGGCCAATCTGAATGGCGGCCTCAAGGCGGCGTCTGGACCGGCCGGTGCCTCGGCCACTGGCGGGGGCGTGCGATACTTTTCGCAGTTTAGCAAATCGGCCACCGCCAGCACGACCGCGATggtgcaccagcagcagcaccaacagccccagcagcagcatcagcagcagcagctgctgcagcggaaGCCAACAGCCAATGGCGATCTCCACGCGAATGGCAGAGTGGCGGCTATCGTTCCCAATGGGATGCGCATCAAAACGGAGCAACAAGATTTGCTGCTGGAGTCCCTAACTGTGATCAAACCAGATGTGATTTTCAAGACGGaggccacagcagcagcagcagcagccgcacagACGCCACCGGCAGTGGCAccggcagcatcagcagcaacagcagagccaATAGAAGCTGCTCCTGTCTCAGATGCACCATTGGCGCTGctcagcaaccagcaacaggcagcagcagcagaggcagacgaCCCAGAGCTGGACATTGTGATCAACAATGTGGTGTGCTCGTTCAGCGTGCGATGCCACCTCAAGCTGAGGGACATTGCGTTGCGCGGCTGCAATGTGGAGTACCGCAGGGAGAACGGCATGGTAACCATGAAGCTGCGACGTCCCTATACGACGGCCTCCATTTGGTCATCGGGCAGGATCACCTGCACAGGGGCCACCTCTGAGATAATG GCCAAGGTGGCAGCCAGACGGTACGCCCGGTGCCTGGGTAAACTCGGTTTTCCCACACGCTTCCAGAACTTTCGCATCGTGAATGTTCTGGGTACCTGCAGCATGCCCTGGGCCATTAAGATTGTCAACTTCTCGGAGAAGCATCGGGACAACGCCAGCTACGAGCCGGAGTTGCATCCGGGTGTCACGTACAAGATGAAAATGCCAAAGGCCACGCTGAAGATCTTCTCCACGGGAAGCATTACAGTGACAG CCGCCAGCGTGAATGATGTTGAATCCGCCATACAGCATATCTATCCACTGGTCCATGAGTTCCGCAAGCAGCGATCGcccgaggagctgcagcattTAAGGGCTAAGCAGAACAAAAATGCCGGAATAACTGGCacccccgccgccgccagcaGCATCACCGATGCCAGCGAAAGCCGGATACTGGAGGATCAGATCCTCACGCAGTCGAAGACTCAGTCGCGCAGCGATATCTTGGTGAATGCCACCGCTGCCCATAGCAAGTCAATACCTGGCAGTGCGGCTGGGGATCTGGTTAACGCAGCGGTCTGCAATGTGCAGCGGCTGAAGCAGATCGAATCGTATCGCCAGCTGTCGAGTCAGACGCAGGAGGAGCGCCGCCATATACCCTTCCCCAGGGACAAGTCGGAGGCCGGGCTGTTCCCCCATTCGACACCCAGGTCGCCACCGGGCGACAATATCTGTGCCAATGCCCGGCGACGGGCCACCGAGTGCTGGGCCACCAAGCTGCAGAACAAGCGTCCGCGCTACAACGATCCCAGCTTACTGGCGGCGGGCAAGACaacgacatcgacatcgacgaGCTCCATcgcctcctccaccgcctcctcctcatcaAATCCCGCCATCCAATCCACCACCACTATCAGCACCACCAGCGCATCCGCCACCACTATTACGGGCCCCATTCTGCCGCTCTCATCGCTAACGCCCATTGGGACGATCAGTGGCAGCAGGCCATTTGGCCTGATGGCCGCACGCACAATGATCCCAGCCACGGGGACGATTATCAAGATCAAGCAGAGCTGCATTAAGCCATTGAATCGCAATGCTCTGGCCGCATTCACCGCTGCCTCCAGTGGTAGCATCGCTACCGCCGtcaatgccactgccacagccacagccaacgTTGCTGGTGGCTCTGCTTCTGCCGTCACCCTAGCGGCGACCAAGAGGGAGCGGCAGTTGAGCAACAACTCGGATTTGGATATTGAATCGGGCTGGCCATGA
- the Trf2 gene encoding uncharacterized protein Trf2 isoform X2, whose protein sequence is MQHQKLHTEALYSHPLFGDLYPHEYSSNNNSNSNSTTTTSSTTFPHTASSCSSLMQNEMVSIPMANLNGGLKAASGPAGASATGGGVRYFSQFSKSATASTTAMVHQQQHQQPQQQHQQQQLLQRKPTANGDLHANGRVAAIVPNGMRIKTEQQDLLLESLTVIKPDVIFKTEATAAAAAAAQTPPAVAPAASAATAEPIEAAPVSDAPLALLSNQQQAAAAEADDPELDIVINNVVCSFSVRCHLKLRDIALRGCNVEYRRENGMVTMKLRRPYTTASIWSSGRITCTGATSEIMAKVAARRYARCLGKLGFPTRFQNFRIVNVLGTCSMPWAIKIVNFSEKHRDNASYEPELHPGVTYKMKMPKATLKIFSTGSITVTAASVNDVESAIQHIYPLVHEFRKQRSPEELQHLRAKQNKNAGITGTPAAASSITDASESRILEDQILTQSKTQSRSDILVNATAAHSKSIPGSAAGDLVNAAVCNVQRLKQIESYRQLSSQTQEERRHIPFPRDKSEAGLFPHSTPRSPPGDNICANARRRATECWATKLQNKRPRYNDPSLLAAGKTTTSTSTSSIASSTASSSSNPAIQSTTTISTTSASATTITGPILPLSSLTPIGTISGSRPFGLMAARTMIPATGTIIKIKQSCIKPLNRNALAAFTAASSGSIATAVNATATATANVAGGSASAVTLAATKRERQLSNNSDLDIESGWP, encoded by the exons ATGCAACACCAGAAGCTGCACACAGAAGCCCTCTACAGCCATCCCCTGTTCGGAGATCTCTATCCGCACGAGTAcagcagtaacaacaacagcaacagcaacagcaccacgaCGACCTCGTCGACGACATTCCCACACACAGCATCCTCCTGTTCGTCGCTGATGCAAAACGAAATGGTTAGCATACCGATGGCCAATCTGAATGGCGGCCTCAAGGCGGCGTCTGGACCGGCCGGTGCCTCGGCCACTGGCGGGGGCGTGCGATACTTTTCGCAGTTTAGCAAATCGGCCACCGCCAGCACGACCGCGATggtgcaccagcagcagcaccaacagccccagcagcagcatcagcagcagcagctgctgcagcggaaGCCAACAGCCAATGGCGATCTCCACGCGAATGGCAGAGTGGCGGCTATCGTTCCCAATGGGATGCGCATCAAAACGGAGCAACAAGATTTGCTGCTGGAGTCCCTAACTGTGATCAAACCAGATGTGATTTTCAAGACGGaggccacagcagcagcagcagcagccgcacagACGCCACCGGCAGTGGCAccggcagcatcagcagcaacagcagagccaATAGAAGCTGCTCCTGTCTCAGATGCACCATTGGCGCTGctcagcaaccagcaacaggcagcagcagcagaggcagacgaCCCAGAGCTGGACATTGTGATCAACAATGTGGTGTGCTCGTTCAGCGTGCGATGCCACCTCAAGCTGAGGGACATTGCGTTGCGCGGCTGCAATGTGGAGTACCGCAGGGAGAACGGCATGGTAACCATGAAGCTGCGACGTCCCTATACGACGGCCTCCATTTGGTCATCGGGCAGGATCACCTGCACAGGGGCCACCTCTGAGATAATG GCCAAGGTGGCAGCCAGACGGTACGCCCGGTGCCTGGGTAAACTCGGTTTTCCCACACGCTTCCAGAACTTTCGCATCGTGAATGTTCTGGGTACCTGCAGCATGCCCTGGGCCATTAAGATTGTCAACTTCTCGGAGAAGCATCGGGACAACGCCAGCTACGAGCCGGAGTTGCATCCGGGTGTCACGTACAAGATGAAAATGCCAAAGGCCACGCTGAAGATCTTCTCCACGGGAAGCATTACAGTGACAG CCGCCAGCGTGAATGATGTTGAATCCGCCATACAGCATATCTATCCACTGGTCCATGAGTTCCGCAAGCAGCGATCGcccgaggagctgcagcattTAAGGGCTAAGCAGAACAAAAATGCCGGAATAACTGGCacccccgccgccgccagcaGCATCACCGATGCCAGCGAAAGCCGGATACTGGAGGATCAGATCCTCACGCAGTCGAAGACTCAGTCGCGCAGCGATATCTTGGTGAATGCCACCGCTGCCCATAGCAAGTCAATACCTGGCAGTGCGGCTGGGGATCTGGTTAACGCAGCGGTCTGCAATGTGCAGCGGCTGAAGCAGATCGAATCGTATCGCCAGCTGTCGAGTCAGACGCAGGAGGAGCGCCGCCATATACCCTTCCCCAGGGACAAGTCGGAGGCCGGGCTGTTCCCCCATTCGACACCCAGGTCGCCACCGGGCGACAATATCTGTGCCAATGCCCGGCGACGGGCCACCGAGTGCTGGGCCACCAAGCTGCAGAACAAGCGTCCGCGCTACAACGATCCCAGCTTACTGGCGGCGGGCAAGACaacgacatcgacatcgacgaGCTCCATcgcctcctccaccgcctcctcctcatcaAATCCCGCCATCCAATCCACCACCACTATCAGCACCACCAGCGCATCCGCCACCACTATTACGGGCCCCATTCTGCCGCTCTCATCGCTAACGCCCATTGGGACGATCAGTGGCAGCAGGCCATTTGGCCTGATGGCCGCACGCACAATGATCCCAGCCACGGGGACGATTATCAAGATCAAGCAGAGCTGCATTAAGCCATTGAATCGCAATGCTCTGGCCGCATTCACCGCTGCCTCCAGTGGTAGCATCGCTACCGCCGtcaatgccactgccacagccacagccaacgTTGCTGGTGGCTCTGCTTCTGCCGTCACCCTAGCGGCGACCAAGAGGGAGCGGCAGTTGAGCAACAACTCGGATTTGGATATTGAATCGGGCTGGCCATGA
- the LOC6902318 gene encoding uncharacterized protein, with amino-acid sequence MMCRALDLSFCLLSLSSFIACFGTLNMLNKIVHIHADASVHVSVRVSDDSSNSERCSRTIIVDNIQLPHLTWLELFYMRWTVVLTLVYSFLVMIMIRAKYMSHFQINQVTSNGMMLVGTVLAVVLLISTTILHERTPFVEVWCNNFIIYYLYYIDLNTIVAVAYFIYTSCYLLVSSDGDQEPVYIM; translated from the exons ATGATGTGTCGGGCCCTGGACTTGAGCTTCTGCCTATTGTCGCTGAGTTCCTTT ATTGCCTGCTTTGGTACCCTCAATATGCTCAACAAGATTGTGCACATCCATGCGGATGCCTCCGTTCatgtgtctgtgcgtgtgtcgGACGACAGCTCCAACTCCGAACGCTGCAGCAGGACCATAATTGTGGACAACATCCAATTGCCGCATCTCACCTGGCTGGAGCTCTTCTATATGCGCTGGACGGTGGTGCTGACCCTGGTCTATTCGTTTCTTGTCATGATTATGATTAGGGCCAAGTACATGAGCCACTTTCAGATCAATCAGGTCACATCCAATGGG ATGATGCTTGTGGGCACTGTCCTGGCTGTGGTTCTGCTCATTTCCACCACGATACTCCACGAGCGGACGCCCTTTGTGGAGGTGTGGTGCAACAATTTCATCATCTACTATCTATACTACATAGACCTCAACACCATCGTGGCCGTCGCCTACTTCATTTACACATCCTGCTACCTATTGGTGAGCTCAGACGGCGACCAAGAGCCGGTATATATTATGTGA
- the Miga gene encoding mitoguardin has product MHRNVPATWSGSLLPFRVSTTTKVVIFSLTAGVALMGVLSRFLRRRKPPRPPRRPRKYTNRRTRNSMRSPNDLLSIAGSKASARSGSPVGSTIAYSDRLSMASGSIGIMGPSGGGPNAVPTAVTQLTVQQLGVMGMEALDTVINFWEDALAAHYSPGGFPASLTTAEDSEFCREIQNLLEMAYTLQEQSELLFLDQRSVLFREEHSIDEAEEDRLTAGGGIGGDDDDRISRKSGSVLSRAGSDPNFDSAESFASALDQVADLREFEGFIETSYEEYPLFQSALKHHDEYTVPCRTIRAELVHCSTDTEYLAKLHCVRLAFQFLFKDPAVGQWICDAGRQILTDLLCLGDKDTKEFLVGYEDMVNFLKDPNAWPCIQMELEQRNVKAMTFYDICLDFIILDSFKDLDTPPASVTAVVQNRWLSNGFKETALTTAVWSVLKAKKRMLKFPHGFMSHFYVISEQISPLMAWGFFGPNENLRDICHYFREQLLSFLGDIFSFQKSRFTTIEDFSQDVLQHMQTRVNNIGVKFSQ; this is encoded by the exons ATGCATCGCAACGTGCCGGCAACATGGAGCGGTAGCCTGCTGCCGTTCCGTGTCTCCACCACCACAAAG GTCGTCATCTTCTCACTGACCGCTGGTGTGGCTCTGATGGGCGTCCTATCGCGTTTCCTGCGTCGCCGCAAGCCGCCACGTCCACCGCGTCGTCCCAGGAAGTACACAAATCGTCGGACACGGAACAGTATGCGCAGTCCCAATGATCTGCTATCGATTGCCGGCTCCAAGGCATCGGCACGCTCTGGCAGCCCGGTGGGCTCCACAATCGCCTACTCCGATCGGCTGTCAATGGCCTCCGGCTCCATTGGCATTATGGGGCCCAGTGGTGGGGGACCGAATGCTGTGCCCACAGCAGTCACCCAGCTGACCGTCCAGCAGCTGGGCGTAATGGGAATGGAGGCCCTGGACACGGTGATCAACTTCTGGGAGGATGCTCTGGCCGCACACTATTCGCCGGGCGGATTCCCAGCCTCGCTGACCACCGCCGAGGACTCGGAGTTCTGTCGCGAGATCCAGAACCTTCTGGAGATGGCCTACACGCTGCAAGAGCAGAGCGAGCTGCTCTTCCTTGACCAGCGATCGGTGCTTTTTCGCGAGGAACATTCCATAGACGAGGCCGAGGAGGATCGCCTCACCGCTGGCGGTGGCATCGgcggcgatgacgatgaccgCATCTCTCGCAAATCGGGCAGCGTGCTCAGTCGCGCCGGCTCCGATCCTAATTTCGATTCGGCGGAGAGCTTCGCCTCGGCCCTCGACCAGGTGGCCGATCTGCGCGAATTTGAGGGCTTCATCGAGACCTCGTACGAGGAGTATCCGCTGTTCCAGAGCGCCCTGAAGCACCACGATGAGTACACAGTGCCCTGCCGCACCATTCGAGCGGAGCTGGTGCACTGCAGCACCGACACCGAGTACCTGGCCAAGCTTCACTGCGTCCGTCTGGCGTTTCAGTTTCTCTTCAAGGACCCCGCTGTTGGTCAGTGGATCTGCGATGCGGGCAGGCAGATACTCACCGATCTGCTCTGTCTGGGCGACAAGGACACGAAGGAGTTTCTCGTTGGCTACGAGGACATGGTGAACTTCCTGAAGGACCCCAATGCATGGCCCTGCATCCAAATGGAACTGGAGCAGCGCAACGTCAAGGCAATGACCTTTTACGACATCTGCCTGGACTTCATCATCCTGGACTCGTTCAAGGATCTGGACACACCGCCAGCCAGCGTCACGGCTGTGGTTCAAAATCGTTGGTTATCCAACGGATTCAAAGAGACG GCTCTCACGACGGCCGTGTGGTCGGTGCTGAAGGCCAAGAAGCGCATGCTCAAGTTCCCCCATGGCTTCATGTCGCATTTCTATGTGATATCCGAGCAGATATCACCGCTGATGGCCTGGGGCTTCTTTGGGCCCAACGAGAATCTGCGGGACATTTGTCACTATTTTCGCGAGCAGCTACTGTCCTTCCTGGGCGACATCTTCAGCTTCCAGAAGAGCCGCTTCACCACCATCGAGGACTTCTCGCAGGACGTCCTACAGCACATGCAGACGCGCGTCAACAATATTGGCGTCAAGTTTAGCCAGTAG